One segment of Pseudodesulfovibrio sp. 5S69 DNA contains the following:
- the metG gene encoding methionine--tRNA ligase — protein MQRFYITTPIYYVNAKPHLGHAYTTTVADSLNRFHRLMGEETYFLTGTDEHGDKIVQAAESNGQTPQEYVDTISKLFKDLWPNMNISNNDFIRTTEPRHMEVVQQILQKVYDAGDIYFGEYGGHYCFGCERFYTEKELVNGLCPDHQTKPEYIAEKNYFFKMSKYRDWLLDHINKHPDFIRPERYRNEVVSLLESGELEDLCISRPKSRLTWGIELPFDTDYVTYVWFDALINYVAALGWPDGEKFKKFWPVANHMVAKDILKPHAIFWPTMLKAAGIEPYQHLNVHGYWLVEDTKMSKSIGNVVEPLAMKDAYGLDAFRYFLLREMSFGQDSSFSEKALVGRLNADLANDLGNLFNRTLSMTHKYFGGKIPRPDVEDVVDAEIKKIGQDAMQSFQDFFSELKFSRALEGLWELVRGLNKYIDETAPWALFKAENTGRLSTVIYVLLENMRKIAVHLWAVMPEASEKMLEQLGITFDPEKINLPKELDVWGLIESDITVAETSNLFPRVELPAEEAPEKPVKKAKKAPKKDKAEEAVCEIEFEDFQKLDLRVGTVKEVEKHPDADRLLLVKVDTGDKDLRQVVAGLADYFQPEELVGKQVVVVANLKPRKLRKQLSQGMVLAVKTDKGMELLTPTGEVPPGSKVS, from the coding sequence TTGCAACGCTTTTACATCACCACGCCCATTTACTACGTGAACGCCAAGCCCCACCTGGGCCACGCGTACACCACCACGGTGGCCGATTCCCTGAATCGCTTCCATCGGCTCATGGGCGAGGAGACCTACTTTCTGACCGGCACCGACGAACACGGCGACAAGATCGTCCAGGCCGCGGAAAGCAACGGCCAGACGCCCCAGGAGTATGTTGACACCATCAGCAAGCTCTTCAAGGACCTCTGGCCGAACATGAACATTTCCAACAACGACTTCATCCGGACCACCGAGCCCAGGCACATGGAAGTCGTCCAGCAGATCCTGCAGAAGGTCTATGACGCCGGAGACATCTACTTCGGCGAGTACGGCGGCCACTACTGCTTCGGCTGCGAGCGGTTCTATACCGAGAAGGAACTGGTCAACGGGTTGTGCCCGGACCACCAGACCAAGCCCGAGTACATCGCGGAGAAGAACTACTTCTTCAAGATGTCCAAGTACCGCGACTGGCTCCTGGACCATATCAACAAGCACCCCGACTTCATCCGTCCCGAGCGCTACCGCAACGAGGTCGTCTCCCTGCTCGAGTCCGGCGAGCTCGAAGACCTGTGCATCTCCCGGCCCAAGTCCCGCCTGACCTGGGGCATCGAGCTGCCGTTCGATACCGACTACGTGACCTACGTATGGTTCGACGCGCTGATCAACTACGTGGCCGCCTTGGGCTGGCCTGATGGCGAAAAGTTCAAGAAATTCTGGCCTGTGGCCAATCACATGGTGGCCAAGGATATCCTCAAGCCCCACGCCATCTTCTGGCCGACCATGCTCAAGGCCGCTGGCATCGAGCCGTACCAGCATCTCAACGTGCACGGCTACTGGCTGGTGGAGGACACCAAGATGTCCAAGTCCATCGGCAACGTGGTCGAGCCCCTGGCCATGAAGGACGCCTACGGCCTGGACGCCTTCCGCTATTTTCTGCTGCGCGAGATGTCCTTCGGCCAGGATTCCAGCTTCTCCGAAAAGGCCCTGGTCGGCCGCCTCAACGCGGACCTGGCCAACGACCTGGGCAACCTGTTCAACCGCACCCTGTCCATGACCCACAAATACTTCGGCGGGAAGATTCCCCGGCCGGACGTGGAGGACGTGGTCGACGCGGAGATCAAGAAGATCGGTCAGGACGCCATGCAGTCCTTCCAGGACTTCTTCTCCGAACTGAAGTTCTCCCGCGCCCTGGAAGGGCTCTGGGAACTGGTCCGCGGCCTGAACAAGTACATCGACGAGACCGCGCCCTGGGCCCTGTTCAAGGCCGAAAACACCGGGCGGTTGTCCACGGTCATCTACGTGCTCCTCGAAAACATGCGCAAGATCGCCGTGCATCTCTGGGCGGTCATGCCCGAGGCGTCCGAGAAGATGCTCGAACAGCTCGGCATCACCTTTGATCCGGAAAAGATCAACCTGCCCAAGGAACTGGACGTCTGGGGGCTGATCGAGTCCGACATCACCGTGGCCGAGACCTCCAATCTCTTCCCCCGCGTGGAGCTGCCCGCCGAGGAGGCTCCGGAAAAGCCTGTCAAAAAGGCCAAGAAGGCCCCCAAGAAAGACAAGGCCGAGGAGGCCGTTTGCGAGATCGAGTTCGAGGATTTCCAGAAGCTCGACCTGCGCGTGGGCACGGTCAAGGAAGTGGAGAAGCACCCGGACGCGGACCGGCTCCTGCTCGTCAAGGTGGATACCGGCGACAAGGACCTGCGTCAGGTGGTGGCCGGGCTGGCCGATTACTTCCAGCCCGAGGAACTCGTCGGCAAACAGGTCGTCGTGGTCGCCAACCTCA
- the ricT gene encoding regulatory iron-sulfur-containing complex subunit RicT: MSQTLGVKFNDYGQVYYFGSGPFVVREGQHVIVKTDQGMGLGKVILVRQAPKEVDDEDPEGHKAIYRLANEKDMEAVAENEALSKDAFKFCRACINNHKLGMKLVDVEVFFDRSKMVFYFTAPGRIDFRELIKDLVKEYRTRIELRQIGVRHETQMLGAIGNCGQMCCCRRFMRKFVPVTIKMAKEQNLFLNPTKISGICGRLLCCLSFEQKGYEEFHRMCPRVGKKYQTSLGQMKVLRSNFFKKSLSLLDENFEEQEVSIDEWNEIVNKPPSDEAKAEAKARSAGPQARRGGRRPVRPDSGGPQSDESGPSGSDTPPRAREAKPARDDRKRRPRKEAPHKADAPEARPEQAAFGPEGGEAGDAKSKRGRRPRRRRRRPPKK, encoded by the coding sequence ATGAGCCAGACACTTGGTGTTAAATTCAATGACTACGGGCAGGTATACTACTTCGGCTCCGGTCCGTTCGTAGTCCGCGAAGGCCAGCACGTCATCGTCAAGACCGACCAGGGCATGGGGTTGGGCAAGGTCATCCTCGTCCGCCAGGCACCCAAGGAGGTGGACGACGAGGACCCCGAGGGCCACAAGGCCATCTACCGGCTGGCCAACGAAAAGGACATGGAGGCCGTGGCCGAGAACGAGGCCCTGTCCAAGGATGCCTTCAAGTTCTGCCGCGCCTGCATCAACAACCACAAGCTGGGCATGAAGCTGGTGGACGTGGAGGTCTTTTTCGATCGCTCCAAGATGGTCTTCTACTTTACCGCGCCCGGCCGCATCGATTTCCGCGAGCTGATCAAGGACCTGGTCAAGGAGTACCGCACCCGCATCGAGTTGCGCCAGATCGGCGTACGCCACGAGACCCAGATGCTCGGGGCCATCGGCAACTGCGGCCAGATGTGCTGTTGCAGGCGGTTCATGCGCAAGTTCGTGCCCGTGACCATCAAAATGGCCAAGGAGCAAAATTTGTTCCTCAATCCCACCAAGATCTCGGGGATTTGCGGGCGGCTGCTCTGTTGCCTGAGCTTCGAGCAGAAGGGCTACGAGGAGTTCCACCGCATGTGCCCGCGCGTGGGCAAGAAGTACCAGACCTCGCTCGGGCAGATGAAGGTCCTCCGTTCCAATTTCTTCAAGAAATCCTTATCGCTGCTTGACGAAAACTTCGAAGAGCAGGAAGTTTCCATTGACGAATGGAATGAAATAGTTAACAAGCCGCCGAGCGACGAGGCCAAGGCGGAAGCCAAGGCCCGGTCCGCAGGTCCCCAGGCCCGCAGGGGCGGGCGACGTCCCGTACGGCCCGACTCCGGCGGTCCGCAATCCGACGAGTCCGGTCCGTCCGGCTCCGATACTCCGCCCCGCGCACGGGAAGCCAAACCGGCACGGGACGACCGTAAGCGCCGCCCCCGCAAGGAAGCTCCGCACAAGGCGGACGCTCCGGAAGCACGGCCCGAACAGGCGGCCTTCGGCCCCGAAGGCGGGGAGGCGGGCGACGCCAAGTCCAAGCGCGGCCGCAGGCCCAGAAGGCGCAGGCGCAGGCCTCCCAAGAAGTAA
- a CDS encoding response regulator, which produces MKALIVDDDFYSRNMIHEILRQVAKCDIAVNGEEAIEAFRRGLLDGDPYDLICLDLLMPELDGQQALREIRTLEQENGVSPHSESKVIVTTMLADEKETHDAFFLGGATSYLVKPIDEQKLMDEIKSLGLI; this is translated from the coding sequence ATGAAAGCGTTGATCGTGGATGACGATTTTTATAGCCGCAACATGATTCACGAAATACTGCGCCAAGTCGCCAAGTGCGACATCGCCGTGAACGGCGAGGAGGCCATCGAGGCCTTTCGGCGCGGCCTGCTCGACGGTGATCCCTATGATCTGATCTGTCTGGATCTGCTCATGCCGGAACTGGACGGCCAGCAGGCCCTGCGCGAGATCCGTACCCTGGAGCAGGAGAACGGCGTCAGCCCGCACAGCGAATCCAAGGTCATCGTCACCACCATGCTCGCGGACGAGAAAGAGACGCACGACGCCTTTTTCCTCGGCGGGGCCACTTCCTACCTGGTCAAGCCCATCGACGAGCAGAAGCTCATGGACGAGATCAAGAGCCTCGGCCTTATCTGA
- a CDS encoding MBL fold metallo-hydrolase gives MRIRFRGTRGSLPVPGPQTIKYGGNTTCIEVRADDGSLLVLDAGTGIRELGRELVAEGAASCDVFITHIHWDHISGLPFFLPLFVPGSRVTLHGPGDPLNMTGIEAALARQMEYPFFPVRTAELAADIRYRTLVEGETVDLGFARVTPLLMNHPAPNFGYLVRCDGRTLFFTGDHEPFGNIYLPGDEDFEAYAALVTERRRVVLDMLRDVDLLVIDAQYTPEEYQRKKGWGHGSMATALELAREVGAGMTVLTHHDVNRTDADLDGLDAWLRARWKDRGVRFELAREGLELQA, from the coding sequence ATGCGTATCCGATTTCGGGGCACGCGCGGGTCTCTGCCCGTTCCCGGCCCGCAGACCATCAAGTACGGCGGCAACACCACCTGCATCGAGGTGCGCGCCGACGACGGCAGCCTGCTCGTCCTCGACGCGGGGACCGGCATCCGCGAGCTGGGGCGCGAACTGGTGGCAGAAGGGGCCGCGTCCTGCGACGTCTTCATCACCCACATCCATTGGGACCACATCTCCGGACTGCCGTTTTTTCTCCCCCTGTTCGTGCCCGGCAGCCGCGTGACCCTCCATGGACCGGGCGACCCCCTGAACATGACCGGCATCGAGGCCGCCCTGGCCCGGCAGATGGAGTACCCGTTCTTTCCCGTGCGAACCGCCGAACTCGCGGCGGACATCCGCTACCGCACCCTGGTCGAGGGCGAGACCGTGGACCTCGGTTTCGCCCGGGTCACGCCCTTGCTCATGAACCACCCGGCCCCGAACTTCGGCTATCTGGTGCGCTGCGACGGCCGGACCCTGTTTTTCACCGGTGACCATGAGCCGTTCGGCAACATATATTTACCGGGGGACGAGGATTTCGAGGCGTACGCGGCTCTGGTCACCGAGCGCAGACGGGTGGTCCTGGACATGTTGCGCGACGTGGACCTGCTGGTTATCGACGCCCAGTACACTCCCGAGGAATACCAGCGGAAAAAAGGATGGGGCCACGGCTCCATGGCCACGGCCCTGGAACTGGCCCGCGAGGTCGGGGCCGGGATGACCGTCCTGACCCATCACGACGTGAACCGGACGGACGCGGACCTGGACGGGCTGGACGCCTGGCTCCGGGCCCGCTGGAAGGACCGGGGCGTGCGTTTCGAACTGGCCAGGGAGGGCCTGGAGCTGCAAGCGTGA